In the genome of Hydra vulgaris chromosome 06, alternate assembly HydraT2T_AEP, the window AAAGCTCTTACCTACTTCAATCATCGTAAAAGATCTTCTGATATACAAATCCTTTTTCAGTGTCCTTACCAAAATTGCATGGCTGCAGTTAAAAGAATGGATAACCATCTTAAAAGGGTTCACAATTTTAAATCTAGTGATccattttacaaaaagttattgaacaGTGCaagcaaaattaatattaataatatgcCACCAAATGTCATTTCCTCTCCAAaacagttgtttaaaaaaaattctttaactgAAAGCAAAAGTGCATCTACTTGTTCTAGCAATGATATTAGTATGCCCTTATTGCATCATGCAGACagtaatataaattttggtCATATCATTAGTGATATAAATTCCTTgcctaatgaaaataaaagtatagttttggaaaaaaaatctcttcTTACTGATATTATTTCTAGCAGTGAAGTAAGTTTAAATCTTTCATCTACACCTTATATTGCTAATATTCCTTCTACTATAGCTTCAGAGTCAGATTTAAGCACTTCAGGTTCTGATGATGACAGTGATGAATTATATATACCTGAAGACAATTTCATATTGCAACTTGATGctaatattgaaatattgttaaacaattttaaaaactttttagtcgGACCTGATAACAAACGAGTATCTGAATCTGCTTGCAGAACAGTAAGAGATGTCCAGAGGTATTTCCAGTTAGTTAGCACTGCACATTTTAACAATGCTTCTAACCTTTTCACTATTGAAACTATACGGGACATCTATATTCCAAAACTTGAATCCAAACTTTTGAAACCTggctcaataaaaaaatatttgttttctttgctagatttttctaattttttactatcagaaaaagaatctttaaaaatttctcaatgTAGTAAAGCAGatttatatgatataaaattaaagttaaatacatGGATAAAAACATATAATCGCGAAAACAAAAAGCAACATTTTCATCGTCAAGAAAGGGACTACCAATCAATTATTACACCATCACAGATTTCATCATACTTTGAGTCTAACATTGCTAAGGAAGCTTTgaagctttttaattattttattcttaataaaagACCTGTAACTCTGACAGAGTACACTATCATGAGAGACCATTTGATACTTGTGATTTTACTTGGCACAGCTCATCGCTCTGGTGTCTGTGCCAATATCACAGTAGATGAATTTTCGATGTCTGAAAAGAATGCAGACGGAATGTTTCTTATTCCTGTTGCTAATCATAAAACATTTAGCACCTATGGTCATATGTATGTTGTTCTCCAACCAGAAAAGTTTCAATGGTtagatgtttttgtaaataaagttcGTTCACAGCTAAGTACcacatatagaaatatttttttatcgtGGTCTGGTCATCGCATGAAGTCTGGTGCCATAAGTGAACGACTTGGTTCACTGTGGAAAAATGCTGGGATTTACCACAAAAGCTCAGGAAAACGAAATGTTTGTGCTACACTTCTGCGTAAGTCTGTGGCTACCGGTATACGGGAACAAAATATCGGAAATAAAGATGAGATTGCTGGTAGTATGGGGCATTCGTCTTTAACAGCAGAAACAAATTACACTTGTCGTAAAAATCGTAATACAGCTGTGAAATCCAGTAAGTCTATAAGCGCTTATTTTCAACATGATTTTATggattcaaaaaattcaaattcaaatacattagataaaaaaatagaaatagagGGTAGTATGACTCCCACCAATAGGAAAAAATGGTCATTGCAAGaagaaaacattttgaaaaatacttttcatgCAACTCCAACAATGAGTGAGATAATGGATGTACTGCCATCAATTGGAATTAATGCTACTCCAAAAAAGATGTATGATAAACTAAGAAGCATGTTTGAACCTGCagtaaaagtataaattttgtaatttttcaaagtaataatattatttattgtatatataatttattatatatgtaacttttccaacttttaaactgatttcactcaatttataagttaaatacccaattttattttgtttttaattgaatttatcagtttaatacaatatattaattgaatttatgttttttttaatgcatttagaCCAATGTTACACCAAAAAGGCAAAAAATGTTCACTAAAGAACACATATTAGTTCTACATTCAAATGGTGGTGAACTTATTTCTGGTGGCCCATTGACTCAAGAAAGaattgtaaatgttttacaaaattctttGTTATTAGAAAAGTATAGTTGGCAGCAGTTGAGAACGCGGATTctttatgaaagaaaaaaacgcctaattaaagtaacttttaaattataatatttatttgcataatttactTAATGTTTTTGTATAGGAGACCCAggctaaaaataatattagatttttgaATGTACTATTTCTaggtcaaaatttaatttttttaaaattagttgcTCAAGGTCATAAATTATCCTATTGATTAAAAGACAAATTACATGAACACAAGTTTCACTAAGGAGTGTTTAAAGTCTATGGGTTACTCTTAACCTCCCTACCACTTTTTGCTCTTGTAATTTATGCTCATGTaatcttaaatttatattttagtttctcattttgattaaaacttaatttctacatgtatttttttactcacaaataataataaattttttagttggaGACAAATGATGGAAATTGTCAATGAATATGAAAATGATTTCATTCCAAGAAGTTCTTAAAACACTTTTCTAGtcataatatttgttatttgttatttttgttagttatgttttaacatttaaatattttttttatttgtttcattttattagaTCATATAGCTGATTTTTGTATCTATGAtctatgatttttattttaagccatttgaagtttgtttttgttgacctgttttttggaaaatttataattatttacctTATAGTTTTAAAGTATGGCTAATTTATcttaaagataaattataacTTACCCAGATTTTTTGGTGGGGAATTTTATTTGTCGAAGTTTTAactatttactaaatttatttgttatttacttgATTTTGGTGTTATTTTCCTAAAGTTGGTGTTGTTTAcctgttttttgttattgtccTGACTTTTTTTAATGGCTTCATTTTTTAcgttagttgatttttttattattaactgatttttttttttttttttaacccgGTTATTTGTCTGATTTTTAACTTTGGGTTTTCTGGTATTTAtctgatttttttgttatttaactgatattttatttgatttttttcgtTATTTTGCAGCagatttttttggtatttacccgattttttttctgtttttaaccTGGTTATTTGTCTGATTTTTTACTTTGGGTTTTCTGGTATTTAtctgatttttttgttattgaactgattttttatttgatttcttttgttgtttcagcggatatttttgttatttacctgattttttttctgtttttaaccTGGTTATTTGTCTGATTTTTTACTTTGGGTTTTCTGGTATTTAtctgatttttttgttatttaactgattttttatttgatttcttttgttgtttcagcggatatttttgttatttacctgattttttttctgtttttaaccTGGTTATTTGtctgatttttttactttgggtTTTCTGGTATTTAtctgatttttttgttatttaactgattttttatttgatttcttttgttgtttcagcggatatttttgttatttacctgattttttttctgtttttaaccTGGTTATTTGTCTGATTTTTTACTTTGGGTTTTCTGGTATTTAtctgatttttttgttatttaattgattttttatttgatttcttttgttgtttcagcggatatttttgttatttacctgattttttttctgtttttaaccTGGTTATTTGTCTGATTTTTTACTTTGGGTTTTCTGTTATTTAtctgatttttttgttatttaactgattttttatttgatttcttttgttgtttcagcggatatttttgttatttacctgattttttttctgtttttaaccTGGTTATTTGTCTGATTTTTTACTTTGGGTTTTCTGGTATTTAtctgatttttttgttatttaactgattttttatttgatttcttttgttgtttcagcggatttttttgttatttacctgattttttttctgtttttaaccTGGTTGTTTGTCTGATTTTTTACTTTGGGTTTTCTGTTATTTAtctgatttttttgttatttaactgattttttatttgatttctttCGTTATTTTGCAgcagatttttttgttatttacctgatttttttctgtttttaaccTGGTTGTTTGTCTGATTTTTTACCTGgggtttttttagtatttatctGATAACTTTCGttatttaaactgatttttttgcaatctacttaattttttttattatttagcatgttttattttttactttgtttaacagattttttctttgtttaacagatttttttgttattattataattaaccttatatttttatttaattttatttacatggTTTTTTTCGATAATTAATAGGTTTTTTGCTAtttatctgatttttttaattttttttattgtttaacagagttttttgttatttaactgatttttttttcgttatttaactggttttatttgttatttaactgattttttttgttatttacctGGGTTTTTTGTTGGTATATACCGgggtttttttttctcgttatttacctgatttttttatttaattttttcatttgactTTTTTCGCTATTTACCggcttttttgttatttgcttgattttttgttgttgctatttacctgatttaaaaaaaaatattatttatcaaaggCTATCAATTTAAACTTCATTAATGGCTTGTGTCGTGGTCATAAGAACCAATACTAGCACAAAGTTGTGAAAAAACTTCTCAAGAGACGTAATTTTGTATTGAATGGAGTAGCTAATATTGGAATGAGCTTATAGAATATATAGTAACGATCTTTCGAAAAGTCAGAATTAGTCAGTGGAcactttcatatatatatatatatatatatatatatatatatatatatatatatatatatatatatatatatatatatatatatatatatatatatatatatatatttatgtatttgtgttttttttatgtatttgtatttgcaTATGTTTTTATGCATGTGCgaatgtatttatgtatgtatgtgttgTGTTCTGACCAGGGGAGGATCCAgcatatttttgtctttttgtcgAGATATCTACCTTCCAGACATGGAACTAACTCCtaacatttatatgtatatacttgcgtaaaataaagatgctttgcaaaaaattgcggtTATTGGAGCCTGGAAAAAAAAAGGCCACAAATTTTCGCCCCTCTTCTACCCCAAACTtgaaagcaacaagttgatgatatattttttgagctattttcaactaaacttatattcatcgagaaattATAAGTTTCATAGCATAAtttctcagcgttcaaaaattatgaccctataaaatttgcaaccccctcaaattgagggggtttaaactttatatggtcttTATTTgaacgctataatattttaccatgaaatttattgatgaaaataagtcaagttaaaaatattaaaaagaaaacttcatcaacttgttgctctcacgttttgGGTAGGGgtgcaaatattttgtttttttgtttccaggctccaatcatgccattttttgcaaagcatccttatttgacataagtaaacacataaatgtttggagtttgctccatgtcaaGAAATTAGCTGTAAATCTCAAAGACAAAAATATGCTGGATCCGCCCTGGTTCTGACTGGGTttgattattttgtatatattactagttgaaacaataaaattgatCTGACCTAAGGTTTATTTTCTGCTTATTTCTAATTTcgtaaataatagtttttttatacgCATTTGTGTGTAACTTTACTGCAAAAAACAGTGCAAACAGATTTTGtaattattcaaaaagaaaagttgtAAAAATCAGCTGGCATATCAGTTTAAGCTTGctcataactaaaaatattaccCAAAGTTTCGTTACTTTTACATTACATAACAAAacctaaaagaaaattttaaaaatatgtaaaaaaaaaagttgcaatgtCAAtcaattttgaacaaaatagaaaaaaatttaacttgaaaacCGCTAAAAGTTAGAGTTTATATTTGATAAACGTTTTATGCCAATAAAATGAATGGCATGCCCTTTAATGACTGATATGCTTCTAGTAAAACTTgcagttttttgattttttggcaAAGACAGGAAAGCTTGGAGAATCGGTTTAGAAGGGTATATTTGATACTAGCATGCAATAATATTGTATGCTAATAACATAGTAATTGTTACTTTTGTTGTTACAGAATTCCCTGcttacatatttacatatgcACCTTATTTTGGGCGCCCTTTTATATTagcattgtatttttttttttttattaaagtattattaaaaaaatattttaaaacctttcAGAAGTTTAGAAAGCAGAAaatcaattttacaaaaagttttaaaaccttTCAGAAATTTAGAAAGCAGAAaatcaattttacaaaaagttctATTATTCATGAAGttaaattattctattattcaaaaattctatTATTCTTCTAAATCCCTGGATGACCAAGGGTCTAAtaaaatcatctaaaaaaaaacaaaaactatatgtttataaggcataaaacatataaaaatgaaataaactacaaaaaatataaaaacttatttgaaaaaacaaaaaaacattctaaaataatttattatgcaAAGTTGCTAGAAAAAACCAACGGCGACACTAAAAAAACGTGGAATATAATTAAACAAgtaattggtaaaaataaatgtgtaaCAAATAATCTCCCCCAAAAGCTTTTAATTGACGGGGAAATGActtacgataaaaaaaaaatagctgaaAAACTTAACTCATTTTTTCTTGAAGTAGGGCCAAACTTGGCGAGTAAAATTCCACCAAGTACCATAGAGTTTGAATCTTATATCAAACCGTGTAATACTATTATGGAAGAATCTAATTTAAATCTAAGCAAGTTAAGAAATGCTTTTAATAgtcttaaaagtaataaaagtgcCGGCATTGACAAAATTAGtgtaaatgttgttaaatcagTTTACGATATCATTGAACCgtcattatttcatatttttaacctTTCATTAAAACTAGGTGTTGtgccaaaaaaacttaaagttgccGTAATCactccaatttttaaatctggtgaCGAAACTAATATTTCcaactacagaccaatttccGTCTTACCTTGCTTCTCAAAATTATTGGAAAGAATTATGTATAACAGACTTTATAACTATTTGATGTCAAACAGTTTGCTGTACAGtaaacaatttgggtttaaaaaagataattcaacTAACCAAGCGGTAA includes:
- the LOC136081848 gene encoding uncharacterized protein LOC136081848 isoform X2; this encodes MCMKETTKTCEAYLNNEQKIYSPGTLCEISSEDELYETGKIVVMTNKVEKLESKKKETPLENLFKHKTYRCPVDGCFKEVVNLSRHLQSKRLNHFWSKESAQKALTYFNHRKRSSDIQILFQCPYQNCMAAVKRMDNHLKRVHNFKSSDPFYKKLLNSASKININNMPPNVISSPKQLFKKNSLTESKSASTCSSNDISMPLLHHADSNINFGHIISDINSLPNENKSIVLEKKSLLTDIISSSEVSLNLSSTPYIANIPSTIASESDLSTSGSDDDSDELYIPEDNFILQLDANIEILLNNFKNFLVGPDNKRVSESACRTVRDVQRYFQLVSTAHFNNASNLFTIETIRDIYIPKLESKLLKPGSIKKYLFSLLDFSNFLLSEKESLKISQCSKADLYDIKLKLNTWIKTYNRENKKQHFHRQERDYQSIITPSQISSYFESNIAKEALKLFNYFILNKRPVTLTEYTIMRDHLILVILLGTAHRSGVCANITVDEFSMSEKNADGMFLIPVANHKTFSTYGHMYVVLQPEKFQWLDVFVNKVRSQLSTTYRNIFLSWSGHRMKSGAISERLGSLWKNAGIYHKSSGKRNVCATLLRKSVATGIREQNIGNKDEIAGSMGHSSLTAETNYTCRKNRNTAVKSSKSISAYFQHDFMDSKNSNSNTLDKKIEIEGSMTPTNRKKWSLQEENILKNTFHATPTMSEIMDVLPSIGINATPKKMYDKLRSMFEPAVKTNVTPKRQKMFTKEHILVLHSNGGELISGGPLTQERIVNVLQNSLLLEKYSWQQLRTRILYERKKRLIKLETNDGNCQ
- the LOC136081848 gene encoding uncharacterized protein LOC136081848 isoform X1, yielding MNQMHPNENTMKREETTKVLSCKKELKYDANISLPDTLLERASKDRIDEFLLNEGIERINYTVSTEQNRNLPIDLEKRSHDSKIVEILGEDYRLEFNNFMNHFYQGNSNSMCMKETTKTCEAYLNNEQKIYSPGTLCEISSEDELYETGKIVVMTNKVEKLESKKKETPLENLFKHKTYRCPVDGCFKEVVNLSRHLQSKRLNHFWSKESAQKALTYFNHRKRSSDIQILFQCPYQNCMAAVKRMDNHLKRVHNFKSSDPFYKKLLNSASKININNMPPNVISSPKQLFKKNSLTESKSASTCSSNDISMPLLHHADSNINFGHIISDINSLPNENKSIVLEKKSLLTDIISSSEVSLNLSSTPYIANIPSTIASESDLSTSGSDDDSDELYIPEDNFILQLDANIEILLNNFKNFLVGPDNKRVSESACRTVRDVQRYFQLVSTAHFNNASNLFTIETIRDIYIPKLESKLLKPGSIKKYLFSLLDFSNFLLSEKESLKISQCSKADLYDIKLKLNTWIKTYNRENKKQHFHRQERDYQSIITPSQISSYFESNIAKEALKLFNYFILNKRPVTLTEYTIMRDHLILVILLGTAHRSGVCANITVDEFSMSEKNADGMFLIPVANHKTFSTYGHMYVVLQPEKFQWLDVFVNKVRSQLSTTYRNIFLSWSGHRMKSGAISERLGSLWKNAGIYHKSSGKRNVCATLLRKSVATGIREQNIGNKDEIAGSMGHSSLTAETNYTCRKNRNTAVKSSKSISAYFQHDFMDSKNSNSNTLDKKIEIEGSMTPTNRKKWSLQEENILKNTFHATPTMSEIMDVLPSIGINATPKKMYDKLRSMFEPAVKTNVTPKRQKMFTKEHILVLHSNGGELISGGPLTQERIVNVLQNSLLLEKYSWQQLRTRILYERKKRLIKLETNDGNCQ